In one window of Mus pahari chromosome 3, PAHARI_EIJ_v1.1, whole genome shotgun sequence DNA:
- the Slc35c1 gene encoding GDP-fucose transporter 1 isoform X2, whose amino-acid sequence MALTGASAVSEEAEGGNKPFLLRALQIALVVSLYWVTSISMVFLNKYLLDSPSLQLDTPIFVTFYQCLVTSLLCKGLSTLATCCPGTVDFPTLNLDLKVARSVLPLSVVFIGMITFNNLCLKYVGVAFYNVGRSLTTVFNVFLSYLLLKQTTSFYALLTCGVIIGGFWLGIDQEGAEGTLSLTGTIFGVLASLCVSLNAIYTKKVLPAVDHSIWRLTFYNNVNACVLFLPLMIVLGELRALLAFAHLNSAHFWLMMTLGGVFGFAIGYVTGLQIKFTSPLTHNVSGTAKACAQTVLAVLYYEEIKSFLWWTSNLMVLGGSSAYTWVRGWEMQKTQEDPSSKDGEKSAIGV is encoded by the exons ATGGCGCTGACTGGAGCCTCTGCTGTCTCCGAGGAGGCAGAGGGCGGGAACAAGCCATTTCTGCTCCGGGCTCTGCAGATCGCACTGGTGGTCTCTCTCTACTGGGTCACCTCCATTTCCATGGTATTCCTCAACAAGTACCTGTTGGACAGCCCCTCCCTGCAGCTGGATACCCCCATCTTCGTCACCTTCTACCAATGCCTGGTGACCTCACTGCTGTGCAAGGGCCTCAGCACTCTGGCCACCTGCTGCCCCGGCACGGTAGACTTCCCCACCCTAAACCTGGACCTCAAGGTGGCCCGGAGTGTGCTGCCGCTGTCCGTGGTCTTTATTGGCATGATAACCTTCAATAACCTCTGCCTCAAGTACGTAGGGGTGGCTTTCTACAACGTGGGACGCTCGCTCACCACTGTGTTCAACGTGTTTCTCTCCTACCTGCTGCTCAAACAGACCACTTCCTTCTATGCCCTGCTCACCTGCGGCGTCATCATTG GTGGTTTCTGGCTGGGTATAGACCAAGAAGGAGCTGAGGGCACCTTGTCCCTGACGGGCACCATCTTCGGGGTGCTGGCCAGCCTCTGCGTCTCCCTCAATGCCATCTACACCAAGAAGGTGCTCCCTGCAGTAGACCACAGTATCTGGCGCCTAACCTTCTATAACAATGTCAACGCCTGCGTGCTCTTCTTGCCCCTGATGATAGTGCTGGGCGAGCTCCGTGCCCTCCTGGCCTTCGCTCATCTGAACAGTGCCCACTTCTGGCTCATGATGACGCTGGGTGGCGTGTTCGGCTTTGCCATCGGCTATGTGACAGGACTGCAGATCAAATTCACCAGTCCCCTGACCCATAACGTGTCAGGCACGGCCAAGGCCTGCGCTCAGACAGTGCTGGCTGTTCTCTACTACGAAGAGATTAAAAGCTTCCTGTGGTGGACAAGCAACTTGATGGTGCTGGGTGGCTCCTCCGCCTACACCTGGGTCAGGGGCTGGGAGATGCAGAAGACCCAGGAGGACCCCAGCTCCAAAGATGGTGAGAAGAGTGCTATCGGGGTGTGA
- the Slc35c1 gene encoding GDP-fucose transporter 1 isoform X1 yields MLPTRAPLKRSRILRMALTGASAVSEEAEGGNKPFLLRALQIALVVSLYWVTSISMVFLNKYLLDSPSLQLDTPIFVTFYQCLVTSLLCKGLSTLATCCPGTVDFPTLNLDLKVARSVLPLSVVFIGMITFNNLCLKYVGVAFYNVGRSLTTVFNVFLSYLLLKQTTSFYALLTCGVIIGGFWLGIDQEGAEGTLSLTGTIFGVLASLCVSLNAIYTKKVLPAVDHSIWRLTFYNNVNACVLFLPLMIVLGELRALLAFAHLNSAHFWLMMTLGGVFGFAIGYVTGLQIKFTSPLTHNVSGTAKACAQTVLAVLYYEEIKSFLWWTSNLMVLGGSSAYTWVRGWEMQKTQEDPSSKDGEKSAIGV; encoded by the exons ATGCTTCCCACGCG GGCGCCTCTGAAGCGGTCCAGGATCCTGCGCATGGCGCTGACTGGAGCCTCTGCTGTCTCCGAGGAGGCAGAGGGCGGGAACAAGCCATTTCTGCTCCGGGCTCTGCAGATCGCACTGGTGGTCTCTCTCTACTGGGTCACCTCCATTTCCATGGTATTCCTCAACAAGTACCTGTTGGACAGCCCCTCCCTGCAGCTGGATACCCCCATCTTCGTCACCTTCTACCAATGCCTGGTGACCTCACTGCTGTGCAAGGGCCTCAGCACTCTGGCCACCTGCTGCCCCGGCACGGTAGACTTCCCCACCCTAAACCTGGACCTCAAGGTGGCCCGGAGTGTGCTGCCGCTGTCCGTGGTCTTTATTGGCATGATAACCTTCAATAACCTCTGCCTCAAGTACGTAGGGGTGGCTTTCTACAACGTGGGACGCTCGCTCACCACTGTGTTCAACGTGTTTCTCTCCTACCTGCTGCTCAAACAGACCACTTCCTTCTATGCCCTGCTCACCTGCGGCGTCATCATTG GTGGTTTCTGGCTGGGTATAGACCAAGAAGGAGCTGAGGGCACCTTGTCCCTGACGGGCACCATCTTCGGGGTGCTGGCCAGCCTCTGCGTCTCCCTCAATGCCATCTACACCAAGAAGGTGCTCCCTGCAGTAGACCACAGTATCTGGCGCCTAACCTTCTATAACAATGTCAACGCCTGCGTGCTCTTCTTGCCCCTGATGATAGTGCTGGGCGAGCTCCGTGCCCTCCTGGCCTTCGCTCATCTGAACAGTGCCCACTTCTGGCTCATGATGACGCTGGGTGGCGTGTTCGGCTTTGCCATCGGCTATGTGACAGGACTGCAGATCAAATTCACCAGTCCCCTGACCCATAACGTGTCAGGCACGGCCAAGGCCTGCGCTCAGACAGTGCTGGCTGTTCTCTACTACGAAGAGATTAAAAGCTTCCTGTGGTGGACAAGCAACTTGATGGTGCTGGGTGGCTCCTCCGCCTACACCTGGGTCAGGGGCTGGGAGATGCAGAAGACCCAGGAGGACCCCAGCTCCAAAGATGGTGAGAAGAGTGCTATCGGGGTGTGA